The Acidimicrobiales bacterium genomic interval CTCGCCGGCCCGCAGCCGGGTCTCGACCCGGTGCCGGCGCTCCTTCGACAGGCTGCCGTGGTGCGCGGCGACCACGTCGTCCCCGAGCCGCTCGCCCAGCTGGTGGGCCAGCCGCTCGGCCAGCCGGCGGGTGTTGACGAACACCAGCGTCGTCCGGTGGCCGCCGACCAGCGCGGCGATGCGGTCGACCATGTCCGCCATCTGCTCGGCCGACGCCACCGCCTCCAGCTCGCCGTCCGGCAGCTCGAGGCCGAGGTCGAGGCGGCGCTGGTGGCCGACGTCCACCACCGCCGGCAGGGGGCGGGCGCCGACGAGGAGCCGGCCGACCGTCTCGATCGGCCGCTGGGTGGCCGACAGCCCGACCCGCACGGGCCGGCGGTCGCACAGCGCCTCCAGCCGCTCGAGGGTGAGCGCCAGGTGCGATCCCCGCTTGTCCCTCGCGACGGCGTGGATCTCGTCCACGATCACGGTCTCAACGGTGCGCAGCGCCTCCCGGCCCCGGCCGCTGGTGACGAGCAGGTAGAGCGACTCCGGGGTGGTGACGACGAAGCTCGGCGGCCGCCGGAGCATCGACGCCCGCTCGGCGCTCGTGGTGTCGCCCGTGCGCACGGCCACCCGGATCGGGGCCGGGCGGACGCCGAGCTCCGCCGCCACCGCGGCGATCTCGGCCAGGGGCCGCTCCAGGTTCTCGGCGATGTCCACGGCGAGCGCTTTCAGCGGCGAGACGTACACGACGCGTGCCCGGTCGGCGACGGGCTCGCCCGCGTCGTGCGCCCGGTACAGCGCGTCGATGGCGACGAGGAACCCGGCCAGGGTCTTGCCCGAGCCGGTGGGCGCGGCGATCAGCGTGTCGACCCCCGACCTGATCAGCGGCCACCCCTGCTCCTGGGGCGGGGTGGGCCCCTGGGGGAAGCGCCGCGCGAACCAGGTGCCGACGGCCGGGTGGAACCCGCCGACCGCGCCGGCCGGCCCGGCGAAGGGGAGCTCGAGCGGCATCGCGACCACGGGCCGATCGTAGGCAGGGGGTGTGACAGGAACCGGCCGCCGCCGCCGGAGGGCGTCACCGACCCGTAACGGGCGGCGGGAACCGGCACGGACCGGACGGACGTCACACCGGCATGACCCGACGACTCCTGTGGTGCCTGCTGGCGGTCGTGCTCGGCGGAGGCCTCGTCGTCGCGGGGTGCTCGGCCGGCGACGAGGACGAGGACGGGACCGCGGCGAGTGGCGGGGACGCGGCCGCGCTCGACGAGGGCGGCGGCGAGTCCGTGGAGGGCGGCGGCACCGGCGGGGACGCGGTCGCCCTGCCCGAGGGGCAGCCGATCAGCCTCGAGCGGTCGCTCGTCTTCACCGCCCAGGTCCGCCTGGAGGCCGAGGACGTGCACCGGACCGCCGACCGGGCGGTCGCCATCGCCGAGACGGCCGGCGGGTTCGCGGCCGACGACCGGCGCTCGGCGGGCGAGGAGCCGTCGGCCGACCTCGTGCTGCGCGTCCCGGCACCCCGCTACGCCGAGACGTTGGTGGAGGTGAGCGACCTGGGCGAGGTCGTCGAGCAGTCGGCGTCGGCCGAGGACGTGAGCGAGCAGGTCGTCGACCTCGAGGGCCGGATCGCGACCGCGAGGACGAGCGTCGAGCGCCTGCGCGGCTTCCTCGACCGGGCGGCCACCGTGACCGACATCGCCAGCCTGGAGGGCGAGCTGTCCCGCCGGGAGGCCGAGCTGGAGTCGCTCGAGGGCCGCCTCGCCGTGCTCGACGACCAGGTGCAGCTGTCGACGATCAGCGTCTCGATCGACGGTCCCGGCCAGGCGGCGCCCGCCGAGGAGGACGAGGGCGGGTTCGTCGGCGGGCTGAGGAAGGGCTGGCGGGCGCTCCAGGCGACCACGGCGGGGACCCTGGTGGTCATCGGCGCCCTGCTCCCGTTCGTGCCGATCGCCTTCGCGCTGGCGCTGGCCTGGCGCCTCGTCGACCGCCGCCGCCACCCGAGGACGGTCGCCGCCGACTGAGGCGGCATGCTGGTCGGCATGGAGATCGTCCAGGCCGGCCACCCGCTGCTCCGGGTGGCGGCGCCGCCAGTCGCCCGGGACGACCTCGGCTCGCTGGGGCCGCTCGTCGCCGACATGGTCGAGACCCTGCGAGCGGCGCCCGGGGTCGGCCTGGCCGCCAACCAGGTGGCGAGGCCCGAGCGGCTGGCGGTGATCGAGGACCGCGCCGAGTACCACACGGACCTGCCGCCGTCGCTCCTCGCCGAGCAGGAGCGGGCGCCATTCGACCTCCGCGTCCTCGTGAACCCCGTGTACGAGCCGGTCGGCACCGAGGTGGCCCACTGGTTCGAGGCCTGCCTGAGCGTCCAGGGGTACGCGGCGATCGTCCCCCGGTGGCGGCGGGTCCGGCTCTCGGCCGTCGACGTCGGCGGCGAGCCGGTGACGCTGGAGCTGTCGGGCTGGCCGGCGCGGGTGGTCCAGCACGAGGTCGACCACCTCGACGGGATGCTCTACGTCGACCGCATGCTGACCCGCTCGTTCGTCTCGCGGGAGGCGTACCTGGCGACGTGGCGGCACCACCCGATCGCCGGGTGCCTCGAGGCGTTCGGCATCGCCGCCCCGGGGGCGTGAGGCTCAGCGGGCGGGGCCGGGGGGTGGGGCGGCGCCTCGAGGGGGGACGTCGACGCGGTCGATCACGTGGGGCTGCGGCTCGGCGCCGGGCTCGGGGGTGAGCCAGCTGGCGGTCCGATCGGCGTCGGGGGCGAAGCGCCACCGCTTGCAGACCTTGTCGACGCCGATGGCGTAGACGGTCAGGCCGCCGTCGGGTCGGACGTGCAGGCGCAGGAAGTTCTTGTACCTGGTCCTGCGCATGGCCGAGAACGCCTCGTTGCCGTGGCTGCCTCTGGCCGGCAGGTTGGCGAGCGCGAGGTAGGCGCCGAACACGGCGCCGCCGGCCACGCCGCCGACGACGAAGGCGACGACGGCGGCGAGGGGGGACGACTCCTGGTCGGTGACGAGGTCGACGACGTCGATGGCGAGGAGCGACACGGCGGCGACGGTGGCGACCTGGGCGGCCGCGTGGGCCAGGCCCATCAGGGCCCGCACGGCGAGGCGGAGCCAGCCGGCCCGGATCGCCGGGGGCGGCTTGGCGAAGCCGACGAGCGCGCCGGCCAGCGACAGGACGAGGAACAGCGAGAACGGGTCGCGCACGAGGCCGAGCAGCAGGTCGGCAAACCCGAGCTCGCCGTCCCCGGCCGCGCCGCCGGCCCGGCGGCCGAACTGGTTGCTGCGCAGCAGCACGACGTGGAAGGCGCCGAGCAGCGCGGCGAAGGTCGGGTTGCGGAGGGGCAGGGCGATCGACCCGGCGAGCAGGCGCCGG includes:
- a CDS encoding DUF4349 domain-containing protein — translated: MTRRLLWCLLAVVLGGGLVVAGCSAGDEDEDGTAASGGDAAALDEGGGESVEGGGTGGDAVALPEGQPISLERSLVFTAQVRLEAEDVHRTADRAVAIAETAGGFAADDRRSAGEEPSADLVLRVPAPRYAETLVEVSDLGEVVEQSASAEDVSEQVVDLEGRIATARTSVERLRGFLDRAATVTDIASLEGELSRREAELESLEGRLAVLDDQVQLSTISVSIDGPGQAAPAEEDEGGFVGGLRKGWRALQATTAGTLVVIGALLPFVPIAFALALAWRLVDRRRHPRTVAAD
- a CDS encoding peptide deformylase — translated: MEIVQAGHPLLRVAAPPVARDDLGSLGPLVADMVETLRAAPGVGLAANQVARPERLAVIEDRAEYHTDLPPSLLAEQERAPFDLRVLVNPVYEPVGTEVAHWFEACLSVQGYAAIVPRWRRVRLSAVDVGGEPVTLELSGWPARVVQHEVDHLDGMLYVDRMLTRSFVSREAYLATWRHHPIAGCLEAFGIAAPGA